One Hippoglossus hippoglossus isolate fHipHip1 chromosome 13, fHipHip1.pri, whole genome shotgun sequence genomic window carries:
- the LOC117773398 gene encoding cGMP-inhibited 3',5'-cyclic phosphodiesterase A-like isoform X2, which yields MQRRHSATIMGRHQDNTHPPKQSSGTSVVVDIAVMGEAHGLISDLLADPSLPPNTCSSLKAVSNLLSTQISLQPLHRPRIPADTQACSDSEEGPDKAERLAIPKRLRRSLPPGLLRRISSTWTTTTSATGLPTIEPGPVRRDRSASIKHTTDSESWNNSVMMTISKSRSMSASCAASVTSNHLYSKPMGRPGFPPSNVSPLGSPCPSPPVQGTPASSPTLKTCSVQLPEPAGPLTECPPGSVAPKSHHRALTHSQSAPSSTTPHWRPPSLCGSCGRPFNNRLNHRVDSVDKGDRIPHPDERAVASSDYDSTYDSTYETNHSDSSDFAQNEEEGEGGKKLPEAREGCREYPTEGIVLHPLLPSPVDKPILALETPVMPGLEPLISQLNNWNFPIFSLVEKTHGKTGCILSQVSYRLFEDTGLFETFRIPIQEFMNYFHALENGYRDIPYHNRIHATDVLHAVWYLTTQAVPGLPTLLTENGIHTDSDNGIRPGATGFLVSKMNPEPEEGCGSLSGLIPGLELMALYVAAAMHDYDHPGRTNAFLVATSAPQALLYNDRSVLENHHAASAWNLFMSRPEYNFLINLEHVEFKRFRFLVIEAILATDLKKHFDFLAEFNAKVGDEGLSCIDWTNENDRLLVCQMCIKLADVNGPLKCKDLHLQWTEGIVNEFYEQGDEEANLGLPISPFMDHSAPQLAKLQESFITHIVGPLCSSYDSAALMPGRWVDPPEGPMEPEEAKEEQDTEEDEEDEEDEEDTADEDASSLDTSQQHENKKMKRRKVFCQITQHLLENHEMWKKVISAEAQEEAQKEDPNRCPAVPITAIHEEEEEQASKEEESTDGLDEREEVPALDEEEILQQSKTSGEKEEEPE from the exons TCGTCGGGCACCAGTGTGGTAGTGGACATCGCCGTGATGGGTGAGGCCCACGGTTTGATCTCAGACCTGCTGGCTGACCCCTCACTGCCCCCCaacacctgcagctctctgaagGCCGTCAGCAACCTCCTTAGCACCCAGATCAGCCTCCAGCCGCTGCACCGGCCTCGCATCCCTGCCGACACACAAGcctgctctgactctgaggaGGGGCCCGACAAAGCAGAGAGACTGGCCATCCCAaag CGTCTCAGGCGGAGTCTGCCCCCAGGCTTGCTGAGGAGAATCTCATCAACGTGGACCACAACCACCTCAGCGACAGGGCTGCCCACCATCGAGCCGGGCCCTGTACGCCGAGACCGCTCAGCCAGCatcaaacacaccacagacag TGAATCATGGAACAACTCAGTGATGATGACCATCTCAAAGAGCCGCTCCATGTCGGCCTCCTGTGCTGCCTCCGTCACCTCCAACCACCTCTACAGCAAACCAATGGGAAGACCCG GTTTCCCTCCCTCCAACGTATCACCTCTGGGCTCTCCGTGCCCGTCTCCTCCCGTCCAGGGCACGCCCGCCTCCAGTCCTACGTTAAAGACATGTTCAGTGCAGCTTCCTGAGCCGGCTGGGCCGCTAACCGAGTGCCCCCCTGGCTCTGTGGCCCCCAAGAGCCATCACAGAGCCTTAACTCACAGCCAGAGCGCCCCAAGCTCCACCACCCCTCACTGGCGGCCTCCATCACTCTGCGGCAG CTGTGGCAGGCCGTTCAACAATCGCCTAAACCACAGGGTAGATTCTGTCGACAAAGGGGACAGAATACCTCATCCAG ATGAGCGTGCAGTAGCGTCATCCGACTACGACAGCACCTATGACAGCACCTACGAGACCAACCACAGTGACAGCAGCGACTTTGCACAGAacgaagaggagggagaaggaggcaAGAAGCTGCCAGAAGCAAGGGAAGGATGCAGAGAGTATCCAACAGAGGGCATAGTTCTCCATCCACTCCTGCCATCACCAGTG GACAAGCCGATCTTGGCCCTGGAGACTCCGGTGATGCCGGGTCTGGAGCCTCTGATTAGTCAACTCAACAACTGGAACTTTCCAATTTTCAGTCTGGTGGAGAAGACGCACGGCAAGACAGGCTGCATCCTCAGTCAG GTTTCCTATCGGCTCTTTGAGGACACAGGTCTGTTTGAGACCTTCAGGATCCCTATACAAGAGTTCATGAACTACTTCCACGCTTTGGAGAACGGATACAGGGACATCCCCT ATCACAACAGGATTCATGCCACTGATGTGCTGCATGCTGTTTGGTACCTCACCACTCAGGCTGTGCCGGGCCTGCCCACCCTGCTCACTGAGAATGGGATCCACACTG ACTCAGACAACGGCATTAGACCTGGGGCCACTGGCTTCCTGGTGTCCAAGATGAACCCTGAGCCGGAGGAAGGCTGCGGCTCCCTGTCGGGCCTCATCCCCGGCCTGGAGCTCATGGCCCTGTATGTAGCTGCTGCCATGCATGACTACGACCATCCTGGGAGAACCAACGCTTTTCTAGTCGCTACCAGTGCACCACAG GCTCTTCTATACAACGACCGATCGGTCTTGGAAAACCATCATGCAGCTTCAGCTTGGAACCTGTTCATGTCTCGACCCGAGTACAACTTCCTCATCAACCTCGAACACGTGGAGTTCAAGCGCTTCCGCTTTCTCGTCATTGAAGCCATCCTGGCCACCGACCTCAAAAAGCACTTTGACTTCCTCGCAGAGTTCAATGCAAAG GTGGGTGATGAAGGCCTGTCTTGCATCGACTGGACCAACGAGAACGATCGATTGCTGGTGTGCCAGATGTGCATCAAGCTGGCTGATGTGAATGGACCACTGAAGTGTAAGGACCTGCACCTGCAGTGGACAGAGGGGATCGTCAACGAGTTCTACGAACAA GGTGATGAAGAAGCAAACCTGGGTCTTCCCATCAGCCCATTCATGGACCACTCAGCTCCGCAGCTCGCTAAACTACAGGAGTCCTTCATCACTCACATAGTTGGACCTCTGTGCTCTTCCTACGACTCTGCTGCTCTTATGCCGGGACGTTGGGTCGACCCACCTGAGGGACCGATGGAGCCGGAAGAGGCGAAGGAAGAACAAGAtacagaggaagatgaggaagacgaggaagacgaggaagatACAGCAGACGAGGACGCATCGAGTTTGGACACATCCC AGCAACAcgaaaacaaaaagatgaagaggaggaaagtgtTTTGCCAGATCACACAGCATCTTTTGGAAAACCACGAAATGTGGAAGAAAGTGATTTCTGCAGAGGCCCAGGAGGAGGCGCAGAAAGAGGACCCAAACCGCTGCCCCGCCGTTCCAATCACAGCCATtcatgaggaagaggaagagcaagcAAGCAAAGAGGAGGAGTCGACCGACGGCCTTGACGAAAGGGAAGAGGTGCCGGCTTTGGACGAAGAGGAAATCCTTCAGCAATCAAAGACTTCaggggaaaaagaggaagaaccGGAGTGA